In Stigmatella aurantiaca, a single genomic region encodes these proteins:
- a CDS encoding riboflavin synthase — MFTGLIQDVGVVERVVPGGMTDLWIRTSLGAGTFDLGESIAVDGACLTVVERGGETFKVQAAPETLRRTTAGALRPGARVNLERAMALGDRLGGHLVAGHVDAVSEVLETRAEGGSWVMAFRLPPELAPYFIDKGSVAVDGISLTVNAVLADRFTVQLIPETQERTTLRAKAAGAQVNLEADMIGKYVARLFSLRQGPVSGLTEEALRAAGFGVKG; from the coding sequence ATGTTCACCGGCCTCATTCAGGATGTGGGTGTCGTCGAGCGGGTCGTCCCCGGCGGCATGACGGACTTGTGGATTCGCACCTCGCTCGGCGCGGGCACCTTCGACCTGGGCGAGTCCATCGCCGTGGACGGCGCCTGCCTCACGGTGGTGGAGCGCGGCGGGGAGACGTTCAAGGTCCAGGCGGCCCCCGAGACGCTGCGCCGGACCACCGCCGGCGCGCTGCGCCCCGGCGCCCGCGTGAACCTGGAGCGGGCGATGGCGCTGGGGGACCGGCTGGGCGGGCACCTCGTCGCGGGCCACGTGGACGCGGTGAGCGAGGTGCTGGAGACGCGGGCCGAGGGGGGCTCGTGGGTGATGGCCTTCCGCCTGCCGCCCGAGCTCGCCCCGTACTTCATCGACAAGGGCTCGGTGGCGGTGGATGGCATCAGCCTCACCGTCAACGCGGTGCTCGCCGACCGGTTCACCGTGCAGCTCATCCCGGAGACGCAGGAGCGCACCACGCTGCGCGCCAAGGCGGCGGGCGCCCAGGTGAACCTGGAAGCGGACATGATTGGCAAGTACGTGGCGCGGCTGTTCTCGCTGCGCCAGGGCCCGGTGAGCGGGCTGACCGAGGAGGCCCTCAGGGCGGCCGGCTTCGGGGTGAAAGGCTAG
- the ribB gene encoding 3,4-dihydroxy-2-butanone-4-phosphate synthase — MGRGTQGHDVIELVERALAEIRKGRMVILTDDEDRENEGDLVMAAEKVTPEAINFMALHGRGLICLSLNEERIRRLNLPLMVQDNNSPFQTAFTVSIEAARGVTTGISAADRARTILAAVAPNAKPGDLVRPGHIFPLRAREGGVLVRTGQTEGSVDLARMAGLSPSGVICEIMNPDGTMARRPDLVKFARKHKMVLLSVADIIRYRLERERLIKRISSATFERRGAGTFQAYSYGSEVDAAVHVALVKGDVRGKDAVLTRVHRGCLVGDQLGSAQCDCGSQLDQAFQRIQEAGKGVIIYLQKDIPAKARLQCTHIPNEETVQGKPDQTRLREFGVGAQILKDLGLSRLRLLTNNPKKIVGLESYSLEVVEQVPLTDGEASRRMAARTPRRRRDKS; from the coding sequence ATGGGGCGCGGGACGCAGGGACACGACGTCATCGAGCTGGTGGAGCGGGCGCTCGCGGAGATCCGCAAGGGCCGCATGGTCATCCTCACGGATGACGAGGATCGCGAGAACGAGGGCGACCTCGTCATGGCCGCCGAGAAGGTGACGCCCGAGGCCATCAACTTCATGGCCCTGCATGGGCGCGGGCTCATCTGCCTGTCGCTCAACGAGGAGCGCATCCGCCGGTTGAACCTGCCGCTGATGGTGCAGGACAACAACTCCCCGTTCCAGACGGCCTTCACCGTCTCCATCGAGGCGGCCCGGGGCGTGACGACCGGCATCTCCGCGGCGGACCGGGCCCGCACCATCCTGGCCGCGGTGGCCCCCAACGCCAAGCCGGGCGACCTGGTCCGGCCCGGCCACATCTTCCCCCTGCGGGCCCGGGAGGGCGGGGTGCTGGTGCGCACCGGGCAGACCGAGGGCAGCGTGGACCTGGCGCGCATGGCGGGGCTGTCCCCGTCCGGCGTCATCTGCGAAATCATGAACCCGGACGGCACCATGGCCCGCAGGCCGGACCTGGTGAAGTTCGCCCGGAAGCACAAGATGGTGCTGCTCTCGGTGGCGGACATCATCCGCTACCGGCTGGAGCGCGAGCGGCTCATCAAGCGCATCAGCTCGGCCACCTTCGAGCGCCGGGGGGCGGGCACCTTCCAGGCCTACTCCTACGGCAGCGAGGTGGATGCCGCCGTCCACGTGGCCCTGGTGAAGGGGGACGTGCGCGGCAAGGACGCGGTGCTCACCCGCGTGCACCGCGGTTGCCTGGTGGGCGACCAGCTGGGCAGCGCCCAGTGTGACTGCGGCAGCCAGCTCGATCAGGCCTTCCAGCGCATCCAGGAGGCGGGCAAGGGGGTCATCATCTACCTCCAGAAGGACATCCCGGCGAAGGCCCGGCTCCAGTGCACCCACATCCCCAACGAGGAGACCGTCCAGGGCAAGCCGGACCAGACGCGCCTCCGGGAGTTCGGGGTGGGGGCGCAGATTCTCAAGGACCTGGGGCTGTCCCGGCTGAGGCTCTTGACCAACAATCCCAAGAAGATCGTGGGTCTGGAGAGCTACTCGCTGGAGGTGGTGGAGCAGGTTCCCCTGACGGACGGGGAGGCTTCCCGCCGGATGGCGGCGCGCACCCCCCGGCGCCGGCGTGACAAGTCGTGA
- the ribH gene encoding 6,7-dimethyl-8-ribityllumazine synthase, with protein MPRYIEGDFLPPKGRFAICVARFNAFITEELVKGAVDSLVRHGVADADIDVYRCPGTYELPGLTRRVTESQGYVGVITLGAVIRGGTPHFDYVAGECSKGIGSVAFSAAAQAKPVSVTFGVLTCDTVEQAIDRAGVKAGNKGADAAMACLEMVNLYAKMAEGKRG; from the coding sequence ATGCCTCGTTACATCGAAGGTGATTTCCTGCCGCCCAAGGGGCGCTTTGCCATTTGCGTGGCCCGCTTCAACGCGTTCATCACCGAGGAGCTCGTCAAGGGCGCCGTGGACTCGCTCGTCCGCCACGGGGTGGCGGATGCGGACATCGACGTCTACCGCTGCCCGGGCACCTATGAGCTGCCGGGGCTGACGCGCCGGGTGACCGAGTCCCAGGGCTACGTGGGCGTCATTACCCTGGGCGCCGTCATCCGGGGGGGCACGCCCCACTTCGACTACGTGGCGGGGGAGTGCTCCAAGGGCATTGGCTCGGTGGCCTTCAGCGCCGCCGCCCAGGCCAAGCCCGTCTCCGTCACCTTCGGCGTGCTCACGTGCGATACGGTGGAGCAGGCCATCGACCGGGCGGGCGTGAAGGCGGGCAACAAGGGCGCCGACGCGGCCATGGCGTGCCTGGAGATGGTGAACCTCTACGCGAAGATGGCGGAAGGGAAGCGGGGCTAA
- the nusB gene encoding transcription antitermination factor NusB encodes MGARRTGRERALQALYQLEMTPGTSVFEALSSAWSASTEEGKPDPEAVRFAQELVDGVQKHRDEVDQLIEKHSHNWRLDRMSRIDRNVLRLGVFELKYRPDIPKKVSINEAVELGKNFGTEESSAFVNGLLDRVAVALGKP; translated from the coding sequence ATGGGTGCTCGCAGAACGGGGCGTGAGCGGGCGCTCCAGGCGCTCTACCAGTTGGAGATGACGCCGGGCACCTCCGTGTTCGAGGCGCTCTCGTCCGCGTGGTCGGCCTCCACCGAGGAGGGCAAGCCCGACCCCGAGGCCGTGCGCTTCGCCCAGGAGCTCGTCGACGGTGTGCAGAAGCACCGGGACGAGGTGGATCAGCTCATCGAGAAGCACAGCCACAACTGGCGGCTCGACCGCATGTCGCGGATCGACCGCAACGTGCTGCGCCTGGGCGTCTTCGAGCTGAAGTACCGCCCGGACATCCCCAAGAAGGTCTCCATCAACGAGGCGGTGGAGCTGGGCAAGAACTTCGGCACCGAGGAGTCCAGCGCCTTCGTCAACGGGCTGCTCGACCGCGTGGCCGTGGCCCTTGGAAAGCCGTGA
- a CDS encoding M17 family peptidase N-terminal domain-containing protein has protein sequence MSVSAHDIGLDGLDSLAGVDALCLFVAEDDRPLSGTAGYVDWRLCGALSRVLQQGFFQGAKADWLLLPSDGRMPFPRIFAVGLGRRKTLDAGSLAEALADAARVLTKAKVESVALEIPGGDRVDEAAQAAALREHFLPGFKGKNVAVLADKALAKLVATPRKS, from the coding sequence GTGAGCGTCTCCGCCCATGACATCGGCCTCGACGGCCTGGATTCCCTGGCCGGGGTGGATGCCCTGTGCCTCTTCGTGGCCGAGGATGACCGGCCGCTGAGCGGCACCGCGGGCTACGTGGACTGGCGCCTGTGCGGGGCCCTGTCGCGGGTGCTCCAGCAGGGCTTCTTCCAGGGGGCCAAGGCTGACTGGCTGCTCTTGCCATCGGATGGGCGGATGCCGTTTCCCCGCATCTTCGCGGTGGGGCTCGGCCGGCGGAAGACCCTGGATGCCGGCTCCCTGGCGGAGGCCCTGGCCGATGCCGCGCGGGTGCTGACCAAGGCCAAGGTGGAGTCGGTGGCCCTGGAGATTCCGGGCGGGGACCGGGTGGATGAGGCCGCTCAGGCCGCCGCCCTCCGAGAGCACTTCCTGCCGGGCTTCAAGGGGAAGAACGTTGCGGTGCTGGCGGACAAGGCGCTGGCGAAGCTGGTGGCCACCCCCCGCAAATCCTGA
- a CDS encoding response regulator: protein MGFKVLIVEDSKSSREFIASAVESISGVEAITTASGFEALRLLPRHRFDLIITDINMPDINGLELIHFVKKSPVHCETPLFIITTEGREQDRERGMKLGAVEYLVKPFQPASLERLLRQYLKLA, encoded by the coding sequence ATGGGATTCAAGGTCCTGATCGTTGAGGATTCCAAGTCATCGCGCGAGTTCATCGCGTCGGCCGTGGAGTCCATTTCCGGCGTGGAAGCCATCACCACCGCCAGCGGCTTCGAGGCGCTCCGGCTGCTGCCGCGCCACCGCTTCGATCTCATCATCACCGACATCAACATGCCCGACATCAACGGGCTGGAGCTGATCCACTTCGTCAAGAAGTCCCCCGTGCACTGCGAGACGCCCCTGTTCATCATCACCACCGAGGGGCGGGAGCAGGACCGGGAGCGGGGCATGAAGCTCGGGGCGGTGGAGTACCTGGTGAAGCCCTTCCAGCCGGCCAGCCTGGAGCGGCTCCTGCGGCAGTACCTGAAGCTGGCATGA
- a CDS encoding chemotaxis protein CheA produces the protein MNPGGKALAEFVAEATEILDTLGKDLLTLDEQRGQEPDPELINGIFRAAHSLKGLAGLFSQDRIARLAHGTEDLLDRLRLGKMALDGIILDALIESLDVFHALLTEVSRGDISSALAARSEALAERFTRLGTPAAAGEGDPLDWLELDPQIRAVFTEYEEHRLRENVRRGVTLWRVRADFDLSDFDKGLSELNQRLKPKGEIISTLPSAQPSSASGIAFDLIFGAKVPEAELASALEGTPAQLFRLTVHVPAPAAPPLAVVPAPPASAGPPSTSASRRPGSRKGPPPPVGEPPVPAVPVSPVPVRSAVNGNEAPSQTPRMDADMSLRSLTQTVRVDIRRLDGLMNTVGELLLIKANLQRIAEGARQDGAHTPSKVWGQELAREARQLERKLDSLQNGLLEARMVPVGQVFDKLARLVRRIAREAGKELDFVSSGGEVELDKLIVEELSDPLMHIIHNAIDHGVEKPESRVAAGKPRRASVSLRAEQKGNHVIIQVSDDGAGIDEYRVREVALQRGLITDAQAAEMSRREMLNLIFLPGFSTARSVSELSGRGVGLDVVKNNLGNLSGLIDVWSERGRGSAFQLTLPLTLAIIRALVVGVSGRTYAVPINSVLEILSVQPQDIRTVERREVLDLRGQTLPFVRLARMFSLPERPVSRHFVVVVGLAQQRLGIAVDELSGQQDIVTKPLGGRLQSIRGISGATDLGNRRTVLVLDVAALLEEGMNPERRWA, from the coding sequence GTGAATCCGGGAGGCAAAGCGCTGGCGGAGTTCGTCGCCGAGGCGACGGAGATCCTCGACACGCTGGGCAAGGACTTGCTCACGCTGGATGAGCAGCGTGGCCAGGAGCCGGACCCCGAGCTCATCAACGGCATCTTCCGCGCGGCGCACTCGCTCAAGGGGCTCGCGGGCCTGTTCAGCCAGGACCGCATCGCCCGGCTGGCGCACGGCACGGAGGACCTGCTGGACCGGCTGCGCCTGGGCAAGATGGCCCTGGACGGCATCATCCTGGATGCGCTGATCGAATCGCTGGACGTCTTCCACGCCCTGCTCACGGAGGTCTCCCGGGGCGACATCTCCTCCGCGCTGGCGGCCCGCTCGGAGGCGCTCGCCGAGCGCTTCACCCGGCTGGGCACCCCGGCGGCGGCGGGCGAGGGCGACCCGCTCGACTGGCTGGAGCTGGATCCGCAGATCCGCGCGGTCTTCACGGAGTACGAGGAGCACCGCCTCCGGGAGAACGTCCGGCGAGGCGTTACCCTGTGGCGGGTGCGGGCGGACTTCGATCTGTCCGACTTCGACAAGGGGCTGTCCGAGCTCAACCAGCGCCTCAAGCCCAAGGGGGAAATCATCAGCACGCTGCCCTCCGCGCAGCCCAGCAGCGCGAGCGGCATCGCGTTCGATCTCATCTTCGGCGCCAAGGTGCCGGAGGCGGAGCTGGCCTCGGCCCTGGAGGGCACCCCCGCGCAGCTCTTCCGGCTCACGGTGCACGTGCCTGCTCCCGCCGCGCCGCCCCTGGCGGTGGTGCCCGCCCCGCCTGCTTCCGCCGGGCCCCCCTCCACCTCCGCGTCGCGCCGCCCGGGCTCCCGGAAGGGCCCGCCCCCCCCGGTGGGCGAGCCGCCCGTGCCCGCCGTGCCGGTGTCGCCCGTGCCGGTGCGCTCCGCGGTGAATGGGAACGAGGCCCCCTCCCAGACGCCCCGCATGGACGCGGACATGTCCTTGCGCTCGCTCACGCAGACGGTGCGGGTGGACATCCGCCGGTTGGATGGGCTGATGAACACGGTGGGCGAGCTGCTGCTCATCAAGGCCAACCTGCAGCGCATCGCGGAAGGGGCCCGGCAGGACGGCGCCCACACGCCCTCCAAGGTGTGGGGCCAGGAGCTGGCGCGGGAGGCGCGGCAGCTCGAGCGCAAGCTGGACTCGCTCCAGAACGGGCTGCTCGAGGCGCGCATGGTGCCCGTGGGCCAGGTGTTCGACAAGCTGGCGCGCCTGGTCCGGCGCATCGCCCGCGAGGCGGGCAAGGAGCTGGACTTCGTCAGCAGCGGCGGCGAGGTGGAGCTCGACAAGCTCATCGTCGAGGAGCTGAGCGATCCGCTGATGCACATCATCCACAACGCCATCGACCATGGCGTGGAGAAGCCCGAGTCGCGGGTGGCCGCGGGCAAGCCCCGGCGGGCCTCGGTGTCCCTGCGGGCCGAGCAGAAGGGCAACCACGTCATCATCCAGGTGAGCGACGATGGGGCCGGCATCGACGAGTACCGCGTGCGCGAGGTGGCCCTGCAGCGGGGCCTCATCACCGATGCGCAGGCCGCGGAGATGAGCCGGCGCGAGATGCTCAACCTCATCTTCCTGCCGGGCTTCTCCACCGCCCGGAGCGTCTCCGAGCTGTCCGGCCGGGGCGTGGGGCTGGACGTGGTGAAGAACAACCTGGGCAACCTCTCGGGTCTCATCGACGTGTGGAGCGAGCGGGGCCGGGGCTCGGCCTTCCAGCTCACGCTGCCCTTGACGCTCGCCATCATCCGGGCGCTGGTGGTGGGGGTGAGCGGCCGCACCTACGCGGTGCCCATCAACAGCGTGCTGGAGATCCTCTCCGTCCAGCCCCAGGACATCCGGACGGTGGAGCGCCGGGAGGTGCTGGACTTGCGCGGGCAGACGCTGCCCTTCGTCCGGCTGGCGCGGATGTTCTCCCTGCCCGAGCGCCCCGTGAGCCGGCACTTCGTGGTGGTGGTGGGGCTGGCGCAGCAGCGGCTGGGCATCGCCGTGGACGAGCTGTCCGGCCAGCAGGACATCGTCACCAAGCCCCTGGGCGGGCGGCTCCAGTCCATCCGGGGCATCTCCGGGGCCACGGACCTGGGCAACCGCCGGACGGTCCTGGTGCTGGATGTGGCGGCCCTCCTGGAGGAGGGAATGAACCCGGAGCGACGCTGGGCGTGA
- a CDS encoding chemotaxis protein CheW, producing MSRFSELLDEFFYRPDEDVGGLLEFAAGSDEAPAPLPEEVPEEYLAFLLEGECYAVPIRSVQEIGKVPPLTEIPRAEPSLLGVMNLRGDVIPVYDIKLRLKLTDKPPKVAGPDAAPPPRAARIVVARTEEGPAGIWVDSVRDVVRLKPSMLEPPLPGKGNERDCVVGIGRRNSQLFILLDVQQALA from the coding sequence GTGTCTCGCTTCTCCGAACTGCTCGATGAGTTCTTCTACCGCCCGGACGAGGACGTCGGAGGCTTGCTGGAGTTCGCCGCTGGCAGCGACGAGGCTCCGGCGCCCCTGCCCGAGGAAGTCCCCGAGGAGTACCTCGCCTTCCTCCTGGAGGGAGAGTGCTACGCCGTGCCCATCCGCTCCGTGCAGGAGATTGGCAAGGTGCCGCCCTTGACGGAGATTCCCCGGGCCGAGCCCTCCCTGCTGGGGGTGATGAACCTGCGCGGGGACGTCATCCCCGTGTACGACATCAAGCTTCGGTTGAAGTTGACGGACAAGCCTCCGAAAGTGGCGGGTCCGGACGCAGCGCCGCCCCCCCGCGCGGCGCGCATCGTGGTCGCCCGGACCGAGGAGGGCCCCGCGGGGATATGGGTGGATTCCGTGAGGGACGTGGTGCGCTTGAAACCTTCCATGCTGGAGCCCCCCCTGCCGGGCAAGGGCAACGAGCGCGACTGCGTGGTGGGCATCGGGCGGCGCAACTCCCAGCTCTTCATCCTCCTGGATGTCCAGCAGGCCCTCGCATGA
- a CDS encoding chemotaxis protein CheW has translation MNLSVRRMPEGAPGRDPLVQLCAFRVGNEEYAIDIMRVEEILPPQRVLSVPHAPAFVEGMLHVRGVLLPVVDLRQRLGLAAAAASERTRLLVCLLGKRRLALRVDRVTEVMRVRRSDIKPAPALLSPGRAPFVVGVCGPPERARLLLDIKALLRWEAGREAPRPGGSA, from the coding sequence GTGAACCTGTCCGTCCGGCGGATGCCGGAGGGCGCCCCCGGCCGCGATCCCCTCGTTCAGCTCTGCGCCTTCCGGGTGGGCAACGAGGAGTACGCCATCGACATCATGCGGGTGGAGGAGATTCTCCCACCTCAGCGGGTGCTCTCCGTGCCGCACGCGCCCGCGTTCGTGGAGGGCATGTTGCACGTGCGCGGCGTGTTGTTGCCGGTGGTGGACCTGCGGCAGCGGCTGGGCCTGGCGGCGGCGGCGGCGTCCGAGCGGACGCGGCTGCTGGTCTGCCTGCTGGGAAAGCGGCGGCTGGCGTTGAGGGTGGATCGCGTGACGGAGGTGATGCGGGTGCGCCGCAGTGACATCAAACCCGCGCCCGCGCTGCTCTCGCCGGGCCGGGCGCCCTTCGTGGTGGGCGTGTGCGGTCCTCCGGAGCGCGCCCGGTTGCTCCTGGACATCAAGGCGCTGCTGCGCTGGGAGGCCGGGCGCGAGGCCCCAAGGCCCGGGGGGAGCGCGTGA
- a CDS encoding HEAT repeat domain-containing protein, giving the protein MTDPRSLQEEEARYQAVLALNPLNKGSLDALITHLHDESWRVRRAAAEGLRRLPGPSEAATRLVSVLGERGETGARNAAAEALVGLGDASVAPLIQLLSHPDPDQRKFAADILGQLGRRGAESALMGVLADPDLNVRVSAVEALGQVGSELGARAVEQLLKEPSSLLRLAALEALAQLQWPPPLPVVVPMLVEPQLRRSAYRVLGLIPQMAATELIIRGLSHESRSTREAALAALGTQVGVVDATLRAEIDIEVRTALKRIPDAVAFVAKAFEAEEVALRAGALVAAGALREASLAAQAAEAAREDRLLREVIRTLSRLGSEAGRELLGRMAELSLPARAAAAQALLELADPSYVPALSALLEWAEDDLRAVAVKALGRTQSQDAVRPLVMLLDEPALAGAAVRALGVLSGGCREAVLRGLEEAMSQKPSPAAVAAFAHAGGVAALPTLRRLARDADPLLRAAALDAAVDVDPSVGLELARGALVDESSRVRAAGARAVGRVGDKLASALLKRALQDEDIAVQLAAVEALGECGTTERVPDLEVLVRHPDGALAGRAVRALARISIVRPDVLREAAHHADAEVVKAALQAGAVSAEGVALAIELLGHSGWDVRAAAARVLGDSGGRECLNAVQTALEAEQDTLARRALSDAVDRLSRR; this is encoded by the coding sequence GTGACCGACCCCCGCTCGCTCCAGGAAGAGGAGGCGCGCTACCAGGCGGTGCTGGCGTTGAATCCCCTGAACAAGGGGTCCCTCGATGCGCTCATCACCCACCTGCATGACGAGAGCTGGCGCGTGCGCCGCGCCGCCGCGGAAGGGCTCCGGCGGCTGCCGGGGCCCAGCGAGGCCGCCACGCGGCTGGTGTCCGTGCTGGGCGAGCGGGGCGAGACGGGCGCGCGCAACGCCGCGGCCGAGGCGCTGGTGGGGCTGGGCGATGCCTCGGTGGCGCCGTTGATCCAGCTGCTGTCCCACCCGGATCCGGACCAGCGCAAGTTCGCCGCGGACATCCTCGGCCAGCTCGGGCGCCGCGGCGCCGAGAGTGCGCTGATGGGCGTGCTGGCGGACCCGGACCTCAACGTCCGCGTCTCCGCGGTGGAAGCGCTGGGCCAGGTGGGCTCCGAGCTCGGGGCCCGGGCCGTGGAGCAGCTGCTCAAGGAGCCCTCGTCCCTGCTGCGGCTGGCCGCGCTGGAGGCGCTCGCCCAGCTTCAGTGGCCCCCCCCGCTGCCGGTGGTGGTGCCCATGCTCGTGGAGCCGCAGCTGCGGCGCAGCGCCTACCGGGTGCTGGGGCTCATCCCCCAGATGGCCGCCACGGAGCTCATCATCCGGGGCCTGAGCCACGAGTCCCGCTCCACGCGGGAGGCCGCCCTGGCGGCGCTCGGCACCCAGGTGGGGGTGGTGGATGCCACCCTGCGCGCGGAGATCGACATCGAGGTGCGCACCGCGCTCAAGCGGATTCCGGACGCCGTGGCGTTCGTGGCCAAGGCCTTCGAGGCCGAGGAGGTGGCCTTGCGCGCCGGGGCGCTGGTGGCCGCCGGGGCCCTGCGGGAGGCCTCGCTGGCGGCCCAGGCCGCCGAGGCGGCGCGGGAGGACCGGCTGCTGCGCGAGGTGATTCGCACCCTGTCCCGGCTGGGCTCCGAGGCGGGGCGGGAGCTGCTCGGGCGCATGGCGGAGCTGTCCCTGCCGGCGCGGGCCGCGGCGGCCCAGGCCCTGCTGGAGCTGGCGGACCCCTCGTACGTGCCGGCGCTGAGCGCGCTCTTGGAGTGGGCCGAGGATGACCTGCGCGCGGTGGCGGTGAAGGCGCTGGGCCGCACCCAGTCCCAGGACGCGGTGCGGCCGCTGGTCATGCTGCTGGATGAGCCCGCGCTGGCGGGCGCGGCGGTGCGGGCGCTGGGGGTGCTCTCCGGCGGCTGCCGCGAGGCCGTCCTCCGGGGACTGGAAGAGGCGATGAGCCAGAAGCCCTCCCCGGCGGCGGTGGCGGCCTTCGCCCACGCGGGTGGGGTGGCCGCGCTGCCCACGCTGCGGCGGCTGGCGCGCGACGCGGATCCGCTCCTGCGCGCCGCGGCCCTGGATGCCGCGGTGGACGTGGACCCGTCCGTGGGGCTGGAGCTGGCGCGGGGCGCGCTGGTGGACGAGTCCTCCCGGGTGCGGGCCGCCGGGGCGCGGGCGGTGGGCCGGGTGGGGGACAAGCTTGCGAGCGCGTTGCTCAAGCGGGCGCTCCAGGACGAGGATATTGCTGTACAGCTCGCCGCCGTGGAGGCGCTGGGCGAATGTGGCACCACCGAACGGGTGCCCGATTTGGAGGTGTTGGTGCGCCACCCGGATGGGGCGCTGGCAGGGCGGGCTGTGCGGGCGCTGGCGCGCATCAGCATTGTCCGGCCGGATGTCCTTCGAGAGGCCGCGCACCACGCCGACGCGGAGGTGGTGAAGGCGGCGCTCCAGGCGGGAGCCGTGTCCGCCGAAGGGGTGGCGCTGGCCATCGAGCTGCTGGGCCACTCCGGGTGGGACGTGCGGGCCGCGGCGGCGCGGGTGCTGGGCGATTCGGGAGGCCGGGAGTGCCTCAACGCGGTGCAGACCGCGCTCGAAGCCGAGCAGGACACGCTGGCACGGCGGGCGCTGTCGGACGCGGTGGACCGGCTTTCACGGCGCTGA
- a CDS encoding CheR family methyltransferase, which produces MTAEEFRLLRDHVYSHCGILVRDDMKFVMERRLWPRLEALGMSDFSAYHRYLRYDAQRRAELEAAVEALTTHETYFFREMAQLNAFSEELLPLLQQRNGALRRLRIWSAGCSTGEEAYTIAMLLRDSRRFEGWDVEVYGTDISRRVLTTARRAEYGPSSLRTTPPEMVPRFFVPLAGNKVRVRDEVRSWVSFGHLNLLDEESYQLVPRMDVIFCRNVMIYFDLPARRRLLRIFNERLVPGGYLMLGHSENLLNLGADFELVHLNGDLAYRRPMLPPKGSG; this is translated from the coding sequence ATGACCGCGGAAGAATTCCGGTTGCTTCGCGACCACGTGTACTCGCACTGCGGCATTCTCGTGCGTGACGACATGAAGTTCGTCATGGAGCGGCGCCTGTGGCCGCGGCTGGAGGCGTTGGGGATGTCCGACTTCTCGGCCTACCACCGCTACCTGCGCTACGACGCGCAGCGCCGCGCGGAGCTGGAGGCGGCCGTCGAGGCGCTCACCACGCACGAGACGTATTTCTTCCGGGAGATGGCCCAGCTCAACGCCTTCTCCGAGGAGCTGTTGCCGCTGCTCCAGCAGCGCAATGGCGCCCTGCGGCGCCTGCGCATCTGGTCGGCGGGCTGCTCCACCGGCGAGGAGGCCTACACCATCGCGATGCTCCTCCGGGACAGCCGCCGCTTCGAGGGCTGGGACGTGGAGGTGTATGGCACGGACATCTCCCGCCGCGTGCTCACCACGGCGCGGCGCGCCGAGTACGGCCCCTCCTCGCTGCGAACAACGCCGCCGGAGATGGTGCCGCGTTTCTTCGTGCCGCTTGCGGGCAACAAGGTCCGGGTGCGTGACGAGGTGCGCTCCTGGGTCTCCTTCGGCCACCTGAACCTGCTGGACGAGGAGTCCTACCAGCTGGTGCCGCGGATGGACGTCATCTTCTGCCGCAACGTGATGATCTACTTCGACCTGCCCGCGCGCCGGCGCCTGCTGCGCATCTTCAACGAGCGGCTCGTGCCCGGGGGCTACCTGATGCTGGGCCACTCGGAGAACCTGCTCAACCTGGGCGCCGACTTCGAGCTGGTGCACCTGAACGGGGACCTGGCGTACCGCAGGCCCATGCTGCCGCCGAAGGGGAGCGGATGA